Proteins encoded by one window of Puntigrus tetrazona isolate hp1 chromosome 17, ASM1883169v1, whole genome shotgun sequence:
- the adprs gene encoding ADP-ribose glycohydrolase ARH3, giving the protein MSAAARAAAPVMLSRFRGALVGSVLGDCIGGEFEGAVDVPLDRVLQHLSALEDETRGDGILQYSDDTAMMRCVADSLLTRMAFDERDMARRFAKEYNLAPGRGYGSGVIQVLRKLASPHLKDVFQPAQAQFGGRGSFGNGGAMRAAPFALAFKSRVDVCRYSRFGAMLTHSCSLGYNGAALQALAVHLSLQGALALPKDFINKLISEMEEMEKDETAQLDAKALNLSDFPYCSRLHRVKELMDRNGVSIEEVISELGNGIAALQSVPTAIFCVLHCLEPRDGLPERFGGLERTIAYSLALGGDTDTIACMAGAIAGAHYGIDSIPQSWQKSCEGVEEADDLARRMYDLSCLEEDRGTSSYENNQPHTHASHQHTANTD; this is encoded by the exons ATGTCGGCTGCGGCGCGAGCGGCAGCGCCCGTGATGCTGTCCCGGTTCCGCGGGGCTCTGGTCGGCTCGGTGCTGGGCGACTGTATTGGCGGTGAGTTTGAAGGAGCTGTGGATGTGCCTTTAGATAGAGTCCTTCAGCATCTCAGCGCTCTGGAGGATGAAACGCGGGGCGATG gaaTCCTTCAGTACAGTGATGACACAGCTATGATGCGGTGCGTTGCAGATTCACTTCTCACCAGGATGGCTTTTGACGAACGAGACATGGCTCGAAG ATTTGCAAAGGAGTATAACCTTGCTCCGGGGCGGGGTTACGGCTCAGGTGTCATACAGGTACTGCGGAAGCTTGCGTCGCCCCATCTGAAGGACGTCTTCCAGCCGGCACAGGCTCAGTTTGGAGGCCGCGGTTCTTTCGGGAACGGAGGTGCCATGAGAGCGGCACCCTTTGCCCTGGCTTTCAAAAGCCGAGTCGATGTCTGCAGG TATTCTCggtttggcgcaatgttaacACACTCATGCTCTTTGGGCTACAATGGGGCGGCATTGCAGGCCCTTGCTGTCCATCTGTCTCTACAAGGCGCTTTGGCTCTGCCAAAAGATTTTATCAACAAACTGATATCAGAGATGGAGGAGATGGAAAAAGACGAAACAGCCCAGCTTGATGCTAAAGC ACTCAATTTATCAGATTTCCCATATTGCTCACGATTGCACAGAGTGAAAGAACTTATGGACAGAAACGGCGTGAGCATTGAGGAGGTCATATCTGAACTGG GGAATGGCATCGCTGCCTTACAGTCTGTGCCCACTGCTATCTTCTGCGTGCTGCATTGTTTGGAGCCCCGAGACGGGCTGCCAGAGAGATTCGGAGGACTGGAGAGGACAATAGCCTACAGCTTGGCTCTGGGTGGTGACACTGACACCATTGCTTGCATGGCAGGGGCAATCGCAGGGGCACATTACGGCATCGACTCCATTCCCCAGAGCTGGCAGAAGAGCTGCGAAGGGGTGGAGGAGGCAGATGATTTAGCGAGACGTATGTATGATCTTTCCTGCCTTGAAGAGGACAGGGGGACATCGAGCTATGAGAACAATCAACCGCACACACACGCCAGTCATCAGCACACTGCAAACACTGACTGA